In Aestuariibaculum lutulentum, one DNA window encodes the following:
- a CDS encoding outer membrane protein assembly factor BamD — protein MKRFLYLLLTITVLNSCSEYQKTLKSEDIAAKYKMGEELYNEGKYAKANRLFEPLIASYRGKPQAEKLMYLYSKSLYEVGDYYTAGYQLERFATSYPKSEKLEETSYLAAKSYYMRSPIYSKDQKETKEAIDKLQGFINQFPKSEYLSAANELVKELDFKLEKKAFEIAKQYNTISDYEASIKSFDNFVIDFPGSNLREEALFYRLDSAYKLAINSFDFKRGTYVPLKKPRLEQAKEYCDSFKQSYAASEHIEEVNEIGVVIDEEIKKL, from the coding sequence ATGAAAAGATTTCTTTATTTATTATTAACAATCACAGTTTTAAACTCTTGTAGCGAATATCAGAAAACCTTAAAGTCTGAAGATATTGCGGCAAAGTATAAAATGGGAGAAGAACTTTATAACGAAGGTAAGTATGCCAAAGCTAACAGGTTGTTTGAGCCACTTATAGCAAGTTATAGAGGGAAACCTCAGGCTGAAAAACTAATGTATTTATATTCAAAATCGTTATACGAAGTTGGAGATTACTATACAGCAGGATATCAGTTAGAGCGTTTTGCAACCAGTTACCCTAAAAGTGAGAAGTTAGAAGAAACCTCTTATTTGGCAGCGAAAAGTTATTACATGAGATCGCCTATTTATTCTAAAGATCAAAAGGAAACAAAAGAAGCGATAGATAAATTACAAGGGTTTATCAACCAATTTCCAAAGTCGGAGTATTTATCTGCAGCTAACGAATTGGTAAAAGAATTAGACTTTAAATTAGAAAAGAAAGCATTTGAAATTGCTAAGCAGTACAATACAATTTCAGATTACGAAGCATCTATTAAGTCGTTCGATAATTTTGTGATTGATTTTCCTGGATCTAATTTAAGAGAAGAAGCTCTGTTTTACAGACTGGATTCAGCTTATAAATTAGCAATTAATAGTTTCGACTTTAAACGAGGAACTTATGTGCCTCTAAAGAAACCACGTTTAGAGCAAGCCAAAGAATACTGTGATTCCTTTAAGCAATCATATGCCGCTTCAGAACATATTGAAGAGGTAAATGAAATTGGAGTTGTAATAGACGAAGAAATAAAAAAGTTATAG
- the recN gene encoding DNA repair protein RecN, with the protein MLTSLSIKNYALIDQLNVNFNDGFSIITGETGAGKSILLGGLSLILGKRADLSSLKDTSTKCVIEAVFNISNYNLKSLFEAEDFDYDEQTIIRREILPSGKSRAFVNDSPVNLSSLQLLGERLIDIHSQHQTMALTTDEFQFQVIDALANNEENLQQYTSELKVYKTLKKELKSLLEFQADAIKEHDYNSFLLNELVEANLVDGELEALEEEYESLNNVESIKDKLGEAYQLLTDEQVGAITTLTALKNTFQKLSSYSSKYEDLFNRVNSSLIELDDVYREVDLLQDNLEADPNRLEVVDAKLRLLHNLMQKHVVETVSELIEIKNQLEEKVSVTENLDESIQNKESEIEAQAKTLDTIAKTIHDKRSKVIPELKEQLESILVGLGMPNAQFSIEVNLENEYLSNGKDNLSFLFSANKGGNYNELKKAASGGELSRIMLAIKSVLAKYIQLPTIMFDEIDTGVSGEISNKMGDIMLEMSKSMQVFAITHLPQVAAKGHSHFKVYKEDKDEVTHSNLVKLNHDERIVEIAQMLGGVEMSSSAIAHAKELLN; encoded by the coding sequence ATGCTAACATCACTTTCAATAAAAAATTACGCATTAATCGATCAATTAAATGTTAATTTTAACGATGGTTTTTCAATTATTACAGGTGAAACCGGTGCCGGAAAATCTATTCTTTTAGGAGGTTTATCTTTAATTCTGGGTAAGCGTGCCGATTTAAGCAGTTTGAAAGACACGTCAACAAAATGTGTTATTGAAGCCGTTTTTAATATTTCAAATTACAATTTAAAATCTCTTTTTGAAGCTGAAGATTTCGATTATGACGAGCAGACTATTATTCGTCGCGAAATTTTACCATCAGGTAAATCCAGAGCGTTCGTAAATGATTCCCCGGTAAATCTGAGTAGTTTACAGTTGTTAGGCGAACGATTAATCGATATTCATTCGCAACACCAAACCATGGCGTTAACGACCGATGAATTTCAGTTTCAGGTAATTGATGCTTTGGCAAATAATGAAGAAAATCTTCAACAGTATACTTCAGAATTAAAAGTCTACAAAACTTTAAAAAAGGAATTAAAATCGCTTTTAGAGTTTCAGGCCGATGCTATAAAGGAACACGATTACAATAGCTTTTTGTTGAATGAATTGGTTGAAGCTAATTTAGTAGATGGTGAGTTGGAAGCACTCGAAGAAGAGTATGAAAGTCTGAATAATGTAGAAAGCATAAAGGATAAATTGGGTGAGGCATATCAGTTACTTACCGATGAGCAAGTAGGGGCTATAACCACACTAACGGCTTTAAAAAACACCTTTCAAAAATTAAGCTCGTATTCATCAAAGTACGAAGATTTATTCAATAGAGTAAACAGTAGCTTAATCGAATTAGACGATGTTTACAGAGAAGTAGATTTACTTCAGGATAATCTGGAGGCCGATCCAAACCGATTGGAGGTTGTTGACGCTAAATTACGTTTACTTCATAATTTAATGCAAAAGCATGTTGTAGAAACGGTATCAGAACTTATTGAAATTAAAAATCAGTTAGAAGAAAAGGTTTCTGTTACCGAAAATCTTGATGAATCCATTCAAAACAAAGAGAGTGAAATCGAGGCTCAGGCAAAGACTTTAGATACAATTGCTAAAACGATACACGATAAACGCTCTAAGGTTATACCAGAATTAAAGGAGCAGTTAGAATCGATTTTGGTGGGTTTAGGAATGCCAAACGCGCAGTTTAGTATAGAAGTTAATCTTGAAAATGAGTATTTGTCTAACGGAAAAGACAATTTATCATTTTTATTTTCTGCAAATAAAGGCGGGAATTACAACGAATTGAAAAAGGCTGCTTCAGGAGGAGAGTTATCCAGAATTATGCTGGCTATTAAATCTGTTTTGGCAAAATACATTCAGTTACCAACCATCATGTTCGATGAAATTGATACAGGAGTTTCAGGTGAGATTTCAAATAAAATGGGAGATATTATGCTGGAAATGAGTAAGTCCATGCAAGTATTTGCAATTACTCATTTACCGCAGGTAGCCGCCAAAGGACATTCGCATTTTAAAGTTTATAAAGAAGATAAAGACGAGGTAACACATTCTAATTTAGTAAAGCTTAACCACGACGAGCGTATTGTCGAAATCGCCCAAATGTTAGGCGGTGTGGAAATGTCTTCATCTGCTATTGCACATGCCAAAGAATTATTGAATTAA
- a CDS encoding DNA-directed RNA polymerase subunit omega: MDLKKTNAPVNTITYDRNQIDEPTGNIYESISIIARRADQINTEIKKELIDKLEEFATYNDSLEEIFENKEQIEVSKFYEKLPKPHALAVQEWLTDKVYFRNTEEDNQ; this comes from the coding sequence ATGGATTTAAAGAAAACCAATGCTCCTGTTAATACCATTACGTACGACAGAAACCAAATTGACGAGCCGACAGGCAATATTTATGAGTCAATTTCTATCATTGCAAGACGTGCTGACCAAATTAACACAGAGATTAAAAAAGAGCTTATCGATAAGTTAGAAGAGTTTGCTACTTATAACGATAGCTTAGAAGAAATCTTCGAGAATAAAGAGCAAATTGAGGTGTCTAAATTTTACGAAAAATTACCAAAACCTCATGCTTTAGCTGTTCAAGAATGGTTAACAGATAAAGTTTATTTTAGAAACACTGAAGAAGATAATCAGTAA
- a CDS encoding enoyl-ACP reductase FabI yields the protein MSYNLLKGKKGIIFGALDSNSIAWKTAERVHEEGGQFVLTNAPVAMRMGQINELAEKTGSQVIPADATSVEDLQKLVEQSMEILGGKIDFVLHSIGMSINVRKGNHYTNQNYDWTQKGTDVSAMSFHKVMQTLYKADAMNEWGSIVALSYMAAQRVFPDYNDMADNKAYLESIARSFGYFFGRDKKVRVNTISQSPTPTTAGSGVKGFDGFIAYADKMSPLGNATALDCANYCVTLFSDLTKRVTLQNLYNDGGFSNMGVSDAVMSTFVGEE from the coding sequence ATGTCTTATAATTTATTAAAAGGAAAAAAAGGAATCATTTTTGGAGCGTTAGACTCAAATTCGATTGCATGGAAAACTGCAGAACGTGTTCATGAAGAAGGTGGACAATTCGTTTTAACTAATGCCCCTGTAGCTATGCGTATGGGACAAATTAACGAGTTAGCTGAAAAAACTGGTTCTCAAGTAATTCCTGCCGATGCAACTTCGGTTGAAGACTTACAAAAGTTGGTAGAGCAATCTATGGAGATTTTAGGCGGAAAAATCGATTTCGTTCTTCACTCTATTGGAATGTCAATTAACGTACGTAAAGGTAACCATTATACAAACCAAAACTACGATTGGACACAAAAAGGAACTGATGTTTCTGCAATGTCTTTTCACAAAGTAATGCAAACACTTTACAAAGCAGATGCAATGAACGAGTGGGGTAGTATTGTGGCGTTAAGTTATATGGCTGCACAGCGTGTATTCCCAGATTATAACGATATGGCCGATAACAAAGCGTACTTAGAAAGTATTGCTCGTAGCTTCGGATATTTCTTTGGTCGCGATAAAAAAGTACGAGTAAACACCATTTCTCAGTCGCCAACGCCAACTACAGCAGGTAGCGGAGTTAAAGGTTTCGACGGATTTATCGCTTACGCCGATAAAATGTCGCCACTTGGTAATGCAACGGCTTTAGATTGTGCTAACTACTGTGTTACTTTATTTAGTGACCTTACAAAACGTGTAACATTACAAAACCTTTACAACGATGGAGGTTTTAGTAACATGGGTGTAAGCGATGCTGTTATGAGTACCTTCGTAGGAGAAGAATAA
- a CDS encoding YbbR-like domain-containing protein, with protein MLKELKSKILASIKSKRLNVFVLFLLSAFLILLFNKLSKEYTNTLAFNIKAINVPDEDVILNDSIRLDVTLKTHGFKWLKYYFSKPEIKVDFKKDIYKKDSVFVWHKTAAYLQNTQFSSQVSVLNITPDTLYFQFDENMVKKVPVVLQSDIKYSPGYDLASDFNLKPDSITVIGPEIKVSKIHYIETESLALKDVRTDLLKTVKLKLPVNNQKHQDVKFSAVQTVLNAKVDKFTEGILKIPVQLINAPENVRLKFFPKEVNVAYYVSLSDFNTITAKDFKVVCDFSKTINNQFFMVPEVAQYPEKVKNVKINQKRIEFIITK; from the coding sequence ATGCTAAAAGAACTAAAATCAAAAATATTAGCTTCAATAAAGAGTAAAAGGCTAAATGTATTTGTTTTGTTCTTGCTATCGGCCTTTCTTATTTTATTGTTTAATAAGCTATCTAAAGAGTATACTAATACTTTAGCGTTTAATATTAAAGCGATAAATGTACCAGACGAAGACGTTATTTTAAACGATTCAATACGTTTAGACGTTACTTTAAAAACCCATGGTTTTAAGTGGCTTAAATACTATTTTTCCAAACCGGAAATAAAGGTTGATTTTAAGAAAGATATCTATAAAAAGGATTCGGTTTTTGTATGGCATAAAACCGCTGCATATTTGCAGAATACGCAGTTTAGTAGTCAGGTAAGCGTATTAAATATAACTCCGGATACTTTATATTTTCAGTTTGATGAAAATATGGTGAAAAAAGTTCCTGTCGTTTTACAATCCGATATAAAATATAGCCCGGGATACGATTTAGCTTCAGACTTTAATTTGAAGCCCGATTCTATAACAGTTATTGGGCCTGAAATTAAAGTGTCTAAAATTCATTATATCGAGACAGAATCTTTAGCTTTAAAAGATGTTCGAACAGATTTACTAAAGACCGTTAAGTTAAAATTGCCAGTGAATAATCAGAAACATCAGGATGTAAAGTTTTCGGCAGTCCAAACCGTTTTAAATGCTAAAGTGGATAAATTTACCGAAGGCATTTTGAAAATTCCGGTGCAACTTATTAATGCGCCTGAAAATGTAAGGTTGAAGTTTTTTCCAAAAGAAGTAAATGTGGCGTATTATGTTAGTTTAAGTGACTTTAATACAATAACTGCGAAAGATTTTAAAGTGGTTTGCGACTTTAGTAAAACGATAAACAATCAGTTTTTTATGGTGCCGGAAGTGGCACAATATCCTGAGAAGGTAAAGAATGTGAAAATCAATCAGAAACGTATAGAGTTTATAATTACAAAATGA
- the dapA gene encoding 4-hydroxy-tetrahydrodipicolinate synthase, whose product MNSKFLGTGVALVTPFKSDLSVDHEALTNIVNFNIENGVEYLVICGTTGEVVTLTKEEKKEVVETVVKANNGRVPMVLGIGGNNTALVVEEIKSTDLSQMAAILSVSPYYSKPTQEGIYQHFKAVAEACPIDVILYNVPGRTSKNMEVSTTLRLAQDFENVVAVKEAGNNIAQYYELIKNKPEGFAVISGDDDLALGVVLAGGAGVISVIGQGFPKEFSEMIRLGLAGNAKEAFKLHYKLMDVIGYIFEENNPAGIKGVFEALSLCQDTVRLPLVPASDALKAKIKSFVATF is encoded by the coding sequence TCTAGGAACTGGAGTTGCTTTGGTTACACCGTTTAAATCAGATTTAAGTGTGGACCATGAGGCTTTGACTAATATTGTAAATTTCAATATTGAAAATGGTGTTGAGTATCTTGTAATTTGTGGAACAACAGGAGAAGTTGTTACGTTAACTAAAGAAGAGAAGAAGGAAGTTGTTGAAACTGTAGTTAAAGCAAATAATGGTCGTGTGCCTATGGTTTTAGGTATTGGTGGAAACAACACAGCTCTGGTTGTAGAAGAAATAAAATCGACAGATTTAAGTCAAATGGCAGCTATTTTATCTGTATCTCCATATTATAGCAAACCAACTCAGGAAGGAATTTATCAGCATTTTAAAGCAGTTGCTGAAGCTTGCCCGATTGATGTGATTCTTTATAACGTTCCAGGACGTACTTCTAAAAATATGGAGGTGTCAACAACTTTACGTTTAGCTCAAGATTTTGAAAATGTTGTAGCAGTTAAAGAAGCAGGAAATAATATTGCTCAGTATTACGAATTAATAAAAAATAAACCAGAAGGTTTTGCTGTTATTTCAGGTGATGATGATTTAGCTTTAGGTGTCGTTTTAGCTGGAGGGGCAGGAGTTATTTCTGTAATTGGTCAAGGATTTCCTAAAGAATTTTCAGAAATGATTCGTTTAGGGTTAGCTGGAAATGCCAAAGAAGCTTTTAAACTTCATTATAAATTAATGGATGTTATTGGTTATATTTTTGAAGAAAATAACCCGGCAGGAATTAAAGGTGTTTTCGAAGCTTTAAGTCTTTGTCAAGACACTGTAAGATTGCCATTAGTGCCAGCTTCTGATGCTTTAAAAGCTAAAATAAAATCGTTTGTAGCAACCTTTTAA
- the coaE gene encoding dephospho-CoA kinase (Dephospho-CoA kinase (CoaE) performs the final step in coenzyme A biosynthesis.) yields the protein MMVVGLTGGIGSGKTTVAKEFEALGVPVYIADVEAKKLMVTSEVIKEKLVQLFGEEVYVNGELNKPFIANIIFNDKTYLQKMNAIVHPEVGKHFESWKEKQNTSYVIKEVAILFENGGNKQCDLVITVTAPMHLRIERLLKRDHTTKEKIEAIIKNQWSDEEKIALSDFVVNNVNFEETKEQVMKIHEQIVKTL from the coding sequence ATGATGGTAGTCGGACTTACTGGAGGTATTGGTAGCGGAAAAACAACCGTAGCTAAAGAATTTGAAGCGTTGGGAGTTCCGGTGTATATAGCCGATGTCGAAGCTAAAAAATTGATGGTTACTTCTGAAGTTATTAAGGAAAAACTTGTTCAGTTATTTGGCGAAGAGGTATATGTAAATGGTGAATTAAATAAACCGTTTATTGCCAATATCATTTTTAATGATAAAACCTATCTGCAAAAAATGAATGCGATTGTACATCCAGAAGTAGGTAAACATTTTGAATCATGGAAAGAGAAGCAAAACACCTCTTATGTTATAAAAGAAGTGGCTATTCTTTTTGAAAACGGCGGAAATAAACAATGTGATTTAGTGATTACGGTAACGGCTCCAATGCATTTACGTATCGAACGTTTATTGAAAAGAGATCATACAACAAAGGAAAAAATTGAAGCTATTATAAAGAATCAGTGGAGTGATGAAGAGAAAATCGCTTTATCAGATTTTGTTGTAAATAATGTAAATTTTGAAGAAACTAAAGAACAAGTGATGAAAATACATGAGCAAATTGTCAAAACTTTATAA
- a CDS encoding ion channel encodes MVNKIKDPGVGNASAQYAKRMLKPDGSFNLKYHNKPRKFSEAYHFLVNISWFYFFSLSFLVGFLINALFALIYLLIGIEEITALSGSPVQDFFNAFFFSTQTFTTVGYGALAPNGWLSGMVASIESFLGLMLFAFVTGLIYGRFSKPRSAVRFSKYLVLRDFKQHRAIMFRLVNDRKSVMIQPKISVTLMLSQPNDSGIYENNFYLLNLERDAIDYLPTTWTIVHELDDESPLSNYSNEAIKKLHGELIIMISYYDESFNQEVHKIHSYDLKEVQVDFKFVKAQNFNSEGTLILDYDLFDAIEPHKS; translated from the coding sequence GTGGTAAATAAAATAAAAGATCCGGGAGTAGGGAATGCCTCTGCGCAGTATGCTAAGCGCATGCTTAAACCTGATGGGTCTTTTAATTTAAAATATCATAACAAACCACGAAAATTTTCCGAAGCCTATCATTTTTTGGTAAATATTTCGTGGTTTTATTTTTTTAGCCTATCCTTTTTGGTAGGCTTCTTAATTAATGCTCTTTTCGCTTTAATTTATCTGTTAATAGGAATTGAAGAAATCACTGCCTTATCAGGTAGTCCGGTTCAGGATTTTTTCAATGCCTTTTTCTTTAGTACACAAACTTTTACTACAGTAGGGTATGGTGCCTTGGCGCCAAACGGATGGTTGAGCGGTATGGTAGCGTCTATTGAATCTTTTTTAGGTTTAATGTTATTCGCCTTTGTAACCGGTTTAATTTATGGTCGGTTTTCGAAGCCAAGATCAGCAGTCAGGTTTAGTAAATATCTTGTTTTAAGAGATTTTAAACAGCATCGCGCCATCATGTTTAGGTTGGTTAATGATAGGAAATCGGTAATGATTCAACCTAAAATATCGGTAACTTTAATGTTATCTCAGCCTAATGATTCAGGAATTTATGAGAATAATTTTTATTTGTTGAATCTGGAACGAGATGCCATAGATTATTTGCCGACAACATGGACTATTGTTCATGAATTGGATGATGAAAGTCCGTTGTCGAATTATTCAAATGAAGCCATAAAAAAGCTTCATGGCGAATTAATTATCATGATAAGTTATTACGACGAATCCTTCAATCAGGAAGTTCATAAAATTCATTCCTATGATTTAAAGGAAGTTCAAGTCGATTTCAAATTTGTAAAGGCACAAAATTTTAATAGTGAAGGGACTCTAATTCTGGATTACGACCTTTTTGATGCTATTGAACCACACAAAAGTTAA
- the coaBC gene encoding bifunctional phosphopantothenoylcysteine decarboxylase/phosphopantothenate--cysteine ligase CoaBC: MSILSGKNILLGISGGIAAYKTASLVRLFIKSGANVKVVMTPASKDFVTPLTLSTLSKHPVYSSFTHDDDDNAVWTNHVDLGLWADLFIVAPATANTLSKMANGVCDNLLLATYLSAKCPVYFAPAMDLDMYKHESTLRSFKVLKSYGNIMIPATSGELASGLVGEGRMAEPEDIVSFIENDILNQLPLRGKKVLITAGPTYEAIDPVRFIGNHSSGKMGFEIAKAAANLGAEVVLVSGPTNQSVSHGLIQVVPVVSAQDMYNAVHEYYDAVDIAICSAAVADYKPKDVAAQKIKKSDATLTLELEKTQDILASLGKAKSNQFLVGFALETNNELENAKDKLKRKNLNLIVLNSLNDKGAGFKGDTNKVTFIDDENNINEYQLKSKAEVAKDLINKILEQINA, encoded by the coding sequence ATGTCAATATTAAGCGGCAAGAACATACTATTAGGAATTAGTGGTGGTATTGCCGCTTACAAAACAGCTTCATTAGTAAGGTTATTTATAAAATCGGGTGCCAACGTAAAAGTTGTAATGACACCGGCTTCAAAAGATTTTGTAACTCCTTTAACCTTATCTACGCTTTCAAAACATCCGGTGTATTCCTCGTTCACTCATGACGATGACGACAATGCCGTTTGGACTAATCATGTCGATTTAGGGCTTTGGGCCGATTTATTTATCGTAGCACCTGCTACAGCAAATACTTTGTCTAAAATGGCCAATGGTGTTTGTGATAATCTCTTATTAGCAACGTATTTATCAGCGAAATGTCCGGTGTATTTTGCGCCTGCCATGGATTTAGATATGTATAAACATGAAAGCACTTTGCGTTCTTTCAAGGTCTTAAAATCTTACGGAAATATAATGATTCCTGCTACCAGCGGCGAATTAGCCAGCGGACTGGTAGGTGAAGGACGTATGGCAGAGCCGGAAGATATTGTGTCTTTCATTGAAAACGATATTTTAAATCAATTACCACTTCGCGGAAAGAAAGTTTTAATTACCGCAGGTCCCACTTACGAAGCCATAGATCCCGTCCGCTTTATAGGAAATCATTCCAGTGGAAAAATGGGTTTTGAAATCGCTAAAGCAGCTGCGAATTTAGGTGCTGAGGTTGTTTTGGTTTCAGGACCAACCAATCAATCTGTGTCACATGGTTTAATTCAGGTTGTGCCTGTAGTTAGTGCACAGGATATGTACAATGCGGTTCATGAATATTACGATGCGGTTGATATTGCTATTTGTTCTGCAGCTGTAGCTGATTACAAACCAAAAGATGTGGCAGCTCAGAAAATAAAAAAGAGCGATGCTACGTTAACATTAGAGTTAGAAAAAACTCAGGATATCTTAGCGTCGTTGGGAAAAGCTAAATCCAATCAGTTTCTTGTAGGCTTTGCTTTAGAAACCAATAACGAATTGGAAAACGCAAAAGACAAGCTAAAAAGAAAGAATTTAAATTTAATTGTTTTAAATTCGTTAAACGATAAAGGTGCCGGTTTTAAAGGCGATACTAATAAAGTAACCTTTATTGATGATGAAAATAACATTAACGAATATCAGTTAAAATCTAAAGCTGAAGTAGCTAAAGATTTGATAAATAAAATTTTAGAACAAATTAATGCGTAA
- a CDS encoding glycosyltransferase has translation MQLQFSFIIPVYNRPDETQELLQSFEALHTKTPFEIVIVEDGSSISSEGVVNSFKDRLDISYYFKDNSGPGDSRNYGMRKAKGNYFIILDSDCILPPQYLTEVEKSLSQNYVDCFGGPDAAHESFTNLQKAINFSMTSFITTGGIRGNKKSVDTFQPRSFNMGISKVAFEASKGFGYIHPGEDPDLSIRLWNLGYKTKLIPEAYVYHKRRISWHKFYVQVNKFGMVRPILNVWHPQTKKLTYWFPTMFTLGLFLSLILLLFHIDVFFKLYVLYFSMAFITALISTKSIVVSVLSLIAISVQFFGYGYGFLKSTWAVDVLKKNPESHFPKLFFKPAC, from the coding sequence ATGCAACTACAGTTTTCATTTATTATACCTGTTTATAACCGTCCGGATGAGACGCAGGAACTTTTACAAAGTTTTGAAGCTTTACATACCAAAACCCCATTCGAAATTGTAATTGTAGAAGACGGTTCATCTATTTCTTCAGAAGGGGTAGTTAATAGTTTTAAAGATAGACTGGATATCTCTTATTATTTCAAAGACAATTCAGGTCCGGGAGACTCTCGTAATTATGGCATGCGAAAAGCCAAAGGCAATTATTTTATCATTCTCGATTCCGATTGTATTTTACCTCCTCAATATTTAACAGAAGTAGAAAAGAGTTTAAGTCAAAATTATGTCGATTGTTTTGGTGGTCCCGATGCAGCACATGAATCGTTTACCAATTTGCAAAAGGCGATAAATTTTTCCATGACTTCGTTTATTACCACAGGAGGTATTCGAGGAAACAAGAAAAGTGTAGATACGTTTCAGCCACGAAGCTTTAATATGGGTATTTCCAAAGTAGCTTTCGAGGCTTCAAAAGGGTTTGGCTATATTCATCCGGGTGAAGACCCCGATTTATCCATCCGTTTATGGAATTTGGGATATAAAACCAAGTTAATTCCTGAAGCGTACGTTTATCATAAACGTAGAATTTCCTGGCACAAGTTTTATGTTCAGGTCAATAAATTCGGGATGGTACGACCGATTCTGAACGTCTGGCATCCACAAACAAAAAAGTTAACGTATTGGTTTCCTACTATGTTTACCTTAGGTTTGTTTTTAAGTTTAATCCTACTTTTATTTCATATAGATGTCTTTTTTAAGCTTTATGTGTTGTATTTTAGTATGGCATTTATTACAGCCTTAATATCGACAAAAAGTATAGTCGTTTCAGTATTGAGTTTAATTGCCATTTCTGTTCAGTTTTTTGGCTATGGCTATGGCTTTTTAAAATCGACGTGGGCAGTAGATGTATTAAAGAAAAATCCAGAATCGCATTTTCCAAAATTATTTTTTAAACCGGCATGCTAA
- the porD gene encoding type IX secretion system protein PorD produces MRNILVVLLFFLSVFGFAQELNCNVVVNAQQTGNENFPIFKTLEKQLTEFVNNTKWTDKTFALQERIDCSFIVNVTNYSGEAFQASLQVQSSRPVYGSSFSTPIYNFNDKDFNFRYLEYQNLIFNPTQYQSNLVSVIAFHVYMVLGLDADSFAENGGDPYFKQAQIITNYSQQENYKGWKVEDGLQSRFALIDNVLSPTFKEYRQVMYDYHMQGLDVMSDNAKSGKEEVATSLIKFKAMNSRRPNSFLLRTFFDAKADEIEQIFSDGPNVNIASVKETLQKVAPTYNSKWQNIKF; encoded by the coding sequence ATGCGTAACATTCTAGTCGTTTTATTATTCTTTTTAAGTGTTTTTGGTTTTGCCCAGGAATTAAATTGCAATGTTGTGGTTAATGCACAACAAACAGGAAACGAGAACTTTCCCATTTTTAAAACATTAGAAAAGCAATTAACCGAGTTTGTAAACAATACCAAGTGGACAGATAAAACCTTTGCTTTACAGGAGCGTATTGATTGTAGTTTTATTGTAAACGTAACTAATTATAGTGGTGAAGCGTTTCAGGCGTCATTACAAGTACAGTCGTCAAGACCAGTTTACGGTTCTTCATTTAGTACCCCAATTTATAATTTTAATGATAAGGATTTTAACTTTCGATATTTAGAGTATCAAAACTTAATTTTTAATCCTACACAATATCAGTCTAACTTGGTGTCTGTTATAGCATTTCATGTATATATGGTTTTAGGTTTAGATGCCGATTCGTTTGCTGAGAATGGAGGAGATCCTTATTTTAAGCAGGCACAGATTATTACAAACTATTCACAGCAGGAAAATTATAAAGGTTGGAAGGTTGAAGATGGTTTACAAAGCCGTTTTGCGTTAATCGACAATGTTTTATCGCCTACATTTAAAGAGTATCGTCAGGTTATGTACGATTACCACATGCAAGGTTTAGATGTGATGAGTGATAACGCCAAATCAGGAAAAGAAGAAGTAGCGACATCTTTAATCAAGTTTAAAGCGATGAACTCACGCCGACCAAATTCTTTTCTGTTACGTACGTTTTTTGATGCTAAAGCCGATGAAATAGAACAAATCTTTAGTGATGGTCCGAATGTGAACATTGCCAGCGTTAAAGAAACCCTTCAAAAAGTGGCGCCAACTTACAATAGCAAATGGCAAAATATTAAGTTTTAA